In Juglans regia cultivar Chandler chromosome 13, Walnut 2.0, whole genome shotgun sequence, the DNA window TTTTGCAAGTATTTCCAATCCTTTTGCATGCAAGATTATGTATCTGCGTAAGGAAAGCACAAATACTTGGAAGTTAAACTAACAACAAACTAGCAAGTGCAAAGTAATGTCACACTATTGACAAGAGCTTAAGTAAAACAGCTTTGCAAGACTTTTGCATATCCCATTATGtaataatatcataaatattcttttcccacaagctcattttttaataagtaataaaaatccaTTACTTACTTATCAAATAAACTTCATTGAAATTAAATTCGATTGTAGCATTTTCTATAAGTTTGGTGAATGCTTGTTCCAATTGAATGTTAGTCTTGAAACTCCTAGAAAATGTTTTACAACAACAAAACTTGCTAAGATGAACGATCTTCATTAACTCACTTAAcatcccaaaatataaatattacagCATAAAAGCTCTATTTGCAATTGTAGTAAAATCACGACGGCTTTGCATACTCCATAAATGCTCGATGAGGTCAGCTTGAAGTTGAGAATGAGTTTCTCTATCTCTAATATGATGGTGTTGCTCAATGAACTCAATAAATTTAGGTATATGATCTCGTGAAACTGGTTCATGTGGAGTATCATCTATTTGTTCATAAATGAATCGGTATGCACTGAGGTATAGATAATGCTCATCTTCAACAATGATATTGTGCAAAATAATGTATGCGTAcattaggggtgtcaatatgtgacacgatctATTAACctaacacgaacacgacacaaTAAAAGCAGGTTAGGGTTtacccttaacgggttcggatcaaaacgagttgacccgttaagacatgatagcttaacgggttgataacgggtcaacccgttatgacctgttaagaatattaaaattaaaattatacccttatacctaaaaaataaaattgttgagattttaatttcgatatttttattgtttagattgtaattttggacttgtagttagttttatattttttatagatattgtgattttaacatttatataaaattatgctaaacttaactagattaaagagattaattttgagtttgtttcaatccatttacataaataggtcagaatgggttgacacgacacgacacgacccgttatgttattgggtcgtgttagggtttgagattttgacacgataagcttaacgggtcgggttagagttgacctatatagtataatatacatatcttgacacaacacgaacacgacccgttaacacgatttgacactcCTAGTGTACATAATGTCTTTCAATTGCATATCTAGCTTGAAGTACTTCAATTACACACTCCATATCTTTTATTGCTGACTTTTAGGCTGTAACAAAATCTTTTCTCTTACTTTCTTGTGAAGATTGAATAGTTGCATGGAGGAGCACGACCTTGGGCCAGTGTAGCAAATACAGAAGATTGATCGAGTATGTTGATGTCATTATGAGAcctatgtaaaataaaataacatgtcATAACCGAAGATCATAAGACGCAATGGCCTCAAAGatacaaaaataatagttggttaCTTTATATGACTAGAGTACCTACATTTCCAAGCGTTAGGATAATTCTTACATTTCCAAAGCATGCAATTAATGATTCTCAATACTTCTATAAATCCACGTCATTGTCCAACATCTAGTAATCGTGCTATATCGCTACTGTTTAGAGACCTCAAGtactcatcaaaaaaaaaattgtcacgATCGTCTAATTTTTTCATACTCAACTGTGCAATGCTTTCTccaattctcaaatattcttcCTTAAGATCTGTCATTACTCCATATGTGACCATCCAAATTGCTGCAGTCATGTTCTGAAGGGAAGACAATCCGAGCCTTCcacttgaatatattttttggacAAAATAATCATATGCTTCTCTGCATAATGGATGTGTAAAATAGATCACGATCAATTCAAAAcctcttcttaaaaatattgggaggatatattagtatttaagcAAAATAATCATGGAAAAGGCATTGATGGTTGTTCAATGGATCACGTCAGATGAACGTATGAGTAGATGGGCAGGATGACGACATGAACTGGATGCTCCCTCGCTAGCCTTCATTCTTGTTCTATCGACATTACTGCAATCATATTGAATTCATTATCAGAATAATCTTCATATACAATATGATCAATACTCTAAGATGGATCCATAAAGAATTAAGAATGGTGGAATTTCAAGAATTGAAAGAAGAAATATTGGAAATCTCAAGAGgcttggttttagatgagtggTAAGTAGTTAGAACGCCTGATCTATTTATAATGCCAACGAGACAGTTAgcttaaacaaaaaatatgagtaaatggataaaataaagtttgacATAAGTAGAAGATTAAATGGAATTGTAGGTATGATTGttggaaaaaagaaatgttGGCAAAAGAAGATGGTTAGATGTGTAATGTAGATATtcaagttaaaatttatatgcgATTTTAGataattgtaataaaaaaaaaatagatattatcgttagattaggaaaaaaattaccattgaatataaacaataatttaattagaataatgaaataatagttatgttattaaatataaaacaataaaaaagtgCACATTATGGATTATGAAACTTAAcacgaaatatttttttataaaaaattaatatatgactagtaaaacaacaaaatatgacaaaaataaaatagataaaaaaaatgaaaatgtctaaaattaataatattttattattatataaagtttAGATGAATAATCCATCGTAGAATTAGTTTTTGAGTAGGATAAGAAAAAGGCAAAATGTGTGATATTAGGGAAGCTTTGGCGAATAGGATGGGCAAGGtgatgctaatgctcttaggaGGTTTCTAGGTTGACTGGCTATTATAAGAGATTCATCCCAGGTGATGGAAGTTTTGCAGCACCCCTAACCAGTTTATTGAAGGACCAGTTTGTGTGTAATGATGAGGCCAAGGAAGAAATCCAAGAACTTAAAAGCGTAGTGACCCAACTCCAAGTGTTATCTCTTCCAAACTTCTGCCTACACTTAATCATTGCATGTGATGCTTTAGGTTGTGCAATTGGAGTTGCCCTCATGCAGAAAAATAAACCCTTAGCATTTTGCAGTCAAGCTTTAAAGGGAGAATATTGGGCTTGTCAACATATGAAAAAGAGTTGCATTAGTGATAGCATTACAGAAAAGGAGGCATTATTTATTGGAGGCATTTGTTTGCGGTTAGAATCGACCACCAAAGCCTAAAGTAGCTGCTAAAATAGAAGGTAGGAACTCCTATGCATCAAAAGTCTCCATGCTACTTGGTTATGATCTGGTTCTAGAATATATAAAGGGACATGACAACAAGGTAGCAAATGCCTTGTCAAAGAGGTCTAAAGGTGAGCTGGACAAAGTGGAGGTAATCCTTGCGATCATATCCTTTCCTACAATTGATTGGCCGGAAGATGTTAAACTGGGTTATGCTAAAGACCCAGGACCGAAgacttattttctaaatttgagGAAGGTAGCTTACCCTCGGTCCTACACTGTCATGAATGGGCTCCTATTGTACAAACAAAGATTGTTCCTTGCATATGATTCTCTCtttaaacttctatcatttttgCATAGCAGCCTTGggagggggggtggggggagagagagacaaaaaaaTGCATCGGATTAAGAAAGATTTCTTGGAATCAGATCTAATGTCGAGCAACTCATAAGAGACTATGACACTTGCCAGGGTGTCAAGGCAGATCAATCAGAGCCATGTGGATTATTGCAACCTCTTCCTATTCCCTCACAGCCTTGAAAAATATGCAGACTTGAAGCATAAGGAACTGAGTTTAGAGGTTGGTGAGTGGGTTTACTGCACTTCCAGCCCTATAGGCAGTTGTTTATGACTCACCGGAGGAGTTTGAAACTAGCCCTACGGTAGTAATAGTACTATGGCCCTTTCCAGGTCGTTCAAAAGATAGGGGTAGTGGCTTATCGGCTGCAATCTTCTCCCACTTTAGCCATTCACCCTATCTTCCACATCTCGTAGTTGAAGAAGAAGCTTGGCCAAGGAATCTCACTACTCTTGACTCTACAATCGGTCAATGTTGCACGGGTCCTCGAGCCTGAACTGAAGAAAGTGTTAGCACGCCGTATTAGAAGAATCAAGAATCAACCCCTTTCTGAATTGCTAATTCAGTGGCACGAACAACAAGATGACAATGCTACCTGGAAATCTATTATGAACAGTTGAGGCTCTCTTACCAGTTGAAGCTCTCTTACCTGTACCTTGTGGCAAGGTGCTCAAAAGGGGGAAGACTTTGTCGCACTTTCTCCTGAGGTATCTGCATACTGAAGCTAAGCATGAAGAATGGGGGTTTTGGAGACTCTCGGAAGTGGAAGAAGCATATGTCTTCCTTAGTTGTACGTGTCTTTAGCTTGGAGTCTATTAGGCCAAACCTTTTATTGTGTTTGATTGGTTCACGAAAGGGCAACCGAGTATGGGTAATTCTTGGGTTGGACCACTATACCTTAGTTGAATCCAGTGGTTAGATTTCTCTGTCAATCCGTAAATCACTATCATAAAATGTATGGATTCGATATGCAATAGATGAATACAATTCCcttatttccttctctctctctctctctctctctctctcaatgttcTGGAGGAACTCACAAAGTGTGCTAACATCATTTTCTGGATGCTTTTCTTGGTATTCATTGATTTCTTATCCTGGGTGTAATAATCTGCTAGCAGAGATGCAATCATAAAGGCAGAGGGACAGATATAAGGGTAAAGGACTTCTCCTGTGACCAATGTGAAGTAAATTGCTCGTTCTCTTCAGGCAAGGAGGTGAGATAAGAAAAGTAGTGGCAGATATGTATGGCTTTTTATgtattaagtaataacaaaggATCCAAGGTTCACCCGGATGAGGAACATTGTTGATCATGCTGCATTGACCAATGATGTAAAAGTTCCTCAACCTTCCTTTCCTTCTACTTCATCAAAGATAAAGGATAAAAGAAACTTAGGTTGGGTTTGAAACAGttattcatcatatttttcttttcgtttatGTCAATCCATCACTGGGTACAGATATTACGCATTCATTTACTGGGTAGTGCTTCATTAGTTCAAGAGACATTTGGCAAAGGAACAATGACAAGGTAACTATTGTACCTACTGCATATGAGGAAAAAACCTAAAATCATTGGTGGAGACAGTGGTAGATAATAATTTGAACTGTTCATTAATACATATAAGAACGCACATGCAAGGGAGGTAATGACACAGCGGTAGATAATATTTGCTTTTTATGAGTGCTCTCAATAACGGTATAAATCAAGCCAACTTGAAAAGCCTGCTTGATAAATGTAATTCTATTTCCAAAATAAGTATACGTAATTGCTGCTCAACATGAAATGTAGATTCTACCGTGTTAAAAGCAGAGTAGACTAGAAAACAGAATGGAATCAGGAAGCACAATCACTAACATAAGAGGCAAGAGAAAGGCAAGATTAATAAGAGAAAGGGAAATACATCTTACACCAAATTGATAATAAGACTGAAAGCCCCGACTTATGTTTTCACTGCCTAGACgtttcacatgcatgcataatctTCGCACACTGGACAAAAAGCAAGTAGAACGTGGCAGGATCCCTATGAATTAGTTCTAGCCAATTGGAAAAGGATTATAGCCCTCTTGCACCATCTTCTCTAGAGGCCAAAACAGTGGTTTAGGGAGATTATCCCAGTCATACCAATCCCAACCATCACACTTTTGTGGCTCAAGATTTTGGGGCACTTGGTTAGGATCTGCTAAGAATGCACGCATGAAGATAGTAACATAATGGGATGGTTTTGGTTCCTCAAGAAACAGGGTGTTTGTTACAGTTAAGTACTCTACTTTATCAATGTCCAATCCAGTTTCCTCTTTCAACTCTCTGGCTGCGCATTCTTCAAAGCTCTCTCCTGAAAATGCACAAGTGGAAATTGAGAGTAATTGAATAGGTGGAGAAATCTAGATGCCAATACAATCGTGAAAGCAAGAGCTCTAACTTGGAGTGAGgtatgtgtttgaatatttttcataaatgagTTTGCATTGAttgtggtttttcttttttctaaaacGGATCCAATATTTAACCTACGATGGTATTACAGTGAGTGATCATTGATGGCTATTGGAATTTAGTGAATCTTAGCTGCCTAATATATAATTGCTAGGTTATATGATAATTCATAACAGAATCCAGGCCCAGAAACTATCTATGTCGACCAAGAAGGTCCTTGAGATACCCTGATCACGGTCTGAGTCTATGGTAGTGGGACTTTATTAGCATTTTGTATACAAAGTCAAGTTTCCTCACAACTCCATTGTAATAATTCTACACCTGATCCATTGATTACCCCCATTCCTAAGTGGAGCAAAGAGAGGAAGATCAAGCTATCAATAATTAAATACTTTCTCTATAGAGCGTCTATtagcataaaaaaatgttaattgatAAACACCTCACTTGACCCAAATAATAACTCACGCTAGCATTTCTTTGCAATCAATTAATCAAAATCCCATCCCTTCCATGTAAGATTGAGCATGTAAATCCAATTCAACTCTATATAAGCTCATATTGCATAAATTTAACAAGCAAGAGAGAAACCCAGGAAGAAATAATGGAAGAATTGGAGAAATTGTTTGCAAAGATCCCCAGAAACTTGCCAAAACATAAATGGGAAACTAAGTTTGTGTAAGACAAGGAGGATACTAACCAAACTCGAGGTGGCCACCAGGGAGAGCAAAAGTGGAGTCACCGATGGATGAGCGGCGCCGACCCAAGAGAACAGCTTTCCCACTCAACAAGAAAACCGCCACCCCCACTCTGGGTACTCCCTTCTCCATTCCTTCCTCACTATTCGTTGTTGCCTCACCCTCTCAGAGTTTGGTCTCTCACCCGTCTCTTTAAGCAGGGTTCAAATGCCTGATGTTCGTGCCTTGCACGTAAAGAGCAGTGACCGGCTCTTCAATGTCGAGTAGCCGAAGTCGTCCAGACTCCCCAGACGACTTCGGCTATTCAATGGCGATActtcttttcaatttaaaaatacttttttttttctttttttctctttttttttttttttctgaaagatagttttgtaaaattaaaattgtgttTTAACGAAGTGTCACAACTATATtagttgatttaaaataaattgtaaattaattataaagtagTTATAAATGTATCATTAATAGACAAAAAAAGGGCATAATGTTTCTCTCCTGTAATTTGTATCAACGTGTAATGATAtcttatatttcatttactacTGTTGtattatttaactatttttttctttatgttatttaaatctagattaaaaattttagaatatgaaatttttgcataatttagaagaaaataaatttaatcaactaatataatcatgtaatttaattaaaaacaaatttaattttataaaaattgactcaaaaggtaaaaaaatgacaatttttataaaattgaatttatttttaattaaattacatgattatattagttgattgaatttattttcttctagattatgCAAAAAGGTCATGTTATGAGATTTttgatttaaattcaaagagcaaaagaaaaaaaaaattgattggttGTAAATCAAtagtaaaaaaaagtgtaaagaTATCATTACCATGTATCAATAACGATACTATAACCgagttacaaaatattttttcattctatCCCAAATTGATCGTTCACTTTGATTGttagtaacatttttttaaatatatatatatatatatatatatatatatatatttatataaccaCACACACTTTTGTACTAATAGTCAAAGTGAGTGTTCACTTTGAGAGGACTGTAAGATAAGATAGAGTAATGcatacataattaaataaattgtgtTGGAGTAGGTTTCAATATCTTACTCACTGAaagatttgtatatttataGAGTTGTAGTTACAAAAGAATTCAGATTTACAAGGATATCTAACAAACTATCTTAACAAACTAAAAAGGCTCGCTACAATtcaaacttcaagtattcaaaACTCTGTTATGAAATTGTTGCATATTCGGTAAGTGATTTGATATTGCTACATAATC includes these proteins:
- the LOC108988529 gene encoding geranyl diphosphate phosphohydrolase, giving the protein MEKGVPRVGVAVFLLSGKAVLLGRRRSSIGDSTFALPGGHLEFGESFEECAARELKEETGLDIDKVEYLTVTNTLFLEEPKPSHYVTIFMRAFLADPNQVPQNLEPQKCDGWDWYDWDNLPKPLFWPLEKMVQEGYNPFPIG